In Gossypium raimondii isolate GPD5lz chromosome 12, ASM2569854v1, whole genome shotgun sequence, a single window of DNA contains:
- the LOC105800930 gene encoding uncharacterized protein LOC105800930 — protein sequence MGQWDKDYQIFALSNEEWRNVAILCKFLKTARANRKETKLQKNQSAVVGTQSNPLPEIEVDDEVESRVNENPARTLESEKVEVGSPKEVLNARVNENPNLAHQPMAQTIRQLAKAPIEQPPLCLAYHTVDTDFELKSGLIQLLPTFHGLQNENPHKHLKEFHMVCPSMKTQGVTEDQIKLCAFPFSIADSAKEWLFYLSPGSITTWANLSCLFLNRFFPTSQAAELRREIIGIRQKEAESLYDYWEQFKKLCASCPQHGMTEKSLLQYFYEGLKPMEMNMVDATSGGALVNMTPQQTRDLISMMAANSQQFRANTKPPRRVHQLSNSTLEDKVDRLTNMMNSLLAEKAKTARLCGICATPDHATDACPSLYDDTMAHLDAVGNFPGLPERRYDPYANTYNPRWRDHPNLSYGANPRNNQPYQNRKLLISKKRRRIPASTRELTTSIEKLTSQGKLSSQTEPNPRQNVNAVTLRSGKVLEPIPDRNLGQEIAQEKLEKDEKVRPKPPLSKIQPPFPERFNQCRRDKKDKEILETFRNVEINIPLLDAIKQIPQYAKFLKELCTNKRKLIGNERVNVGENVSAVLQQKMSTKCKDRGMFAIPCKIGHLGIKKAMCDLGASINVMPYSIYESLSTGFLTKTGVIIQLVNKSIMHPEGVLEDVLVKVNELIFPVDFYVIKMEEDNTPGSSNLLLGRPFLSTANTKIVVRSGTLMMEFNGEIVKFNVYDAISHPSEILSEPKLEKIRNDAYENARIYKDKTKLFHDKRITQKHFSIKQSENAKKTVEQRLQRIEARLETFGQQLIELIAIICDRQ from the exons ATGGGCCAATGGGATAAAGATTATCAAATATTTGCACTTTCTAATGAGGAGTGGAGAAACGTTGctattctttgcaaatttttgaaa ACTGCTAGAGCCAATCGTAAGGAGACAAAGTTACAGAAAAATCAGTCAGCGGTGGTTGGAACTCAAAGTAACCCACTGCCAGAAATCGAAGTCGACGACGAAGTTGAGTCTAGGGTCAATGAAAACCCTGCTCGAACACTTGAAAGCGAAAAAGTAGAAGTCGGCTCACCAAAAGAAGTGCTTAAcgctagggttaacgaaaacccgaATCTAGCACACCAACCAATGGCTCAAACGATTCGGCAACTAGCCAAAGCTCCGATAGAACAACCGCCATTGTGCCTCGCATATCATACTGTGGATACtgattttgagttgaagtcAGGTTTAATCCAGTTACTGCCAACTTTTCATGGgttgcaaaatgaaaatccccacAAGCATCTGAAAGAGTTTCATATGGTTTGTCCTAGCATGAAAACTCAGGGGGTAACTGAGGATCAGATTAAATTGTGTGCTTTCCCTTTCTCCATAGCAGATTCCGCtaaggaatggttattttatttatccccTGGATCTATTACAACTTGGGCTAATCTATCTTGTTTGTTTCTAAACAGATTTTTTCCAACGTCTCAAGCAGCTGAGCTAAGAAGAGAGATCATTGGAATAAGGCAAAAAGAAGCTGAGTCCCTTTACGATTATTGGGAACAGTTTAAGAAGTTGTGTGCAAGCTGCCCACAACATGGTATGACGGAGAAATCTCTCCTCCAATACTTTTACGAAGGTTTGAAGCCCATGGAGATGAATATGGTAGATGCCACTAGTGGAGGAGCATTGGTCAACATGACTCCCCAACAAACGAGAGACTTGATCTCCATGATGGCTGCAAATTCTCAACAGTTCCGAGCCAATACTAAACCCCCTAGAAGGGTTCACCAGCTAAGTAATTCAACCTTAGAGGAtaaagttgatagacttactaataTGATGAATTCTCTTCTTGCAGAAAAAGCGAAGACAGCCCGATTATGCGGAATATGTGCTACACCTGATCATGCAACTGATGCATGTCCCAGTTTGTATGATGATACCATGGCCCATCTGGATGCTGTGGGAAATTTCCCTGGGCTGCCAGAAAGGCGATATGACCCCTACGCTAATACCTACAACCCAAGGTGGAGGGACCATCCTAACTTAAGTTATGGGGCCAATCCACGAAATAACCAGCCATACCAAAATCG aaaactcttaatttccaaaaagagACGAAGGATTCCCGCGTCCACCAGAGAGTTGACCACATCGATCGAGAAATTGACCTCTCAAGGGAAGCTGTCGTCACAAACAGAACCAAACCCTAGACAAAATGTAAATGCAGTAACGTTGCGGAGCGGAAAGGTACTGGAACCAATTCCTGACAGAAATCTTGGCCAAGAAATCGCCCAAGAAAAACTCGAAAAAGACGAAAAGGTCCGACCGAAGCCTCCATTGTCAAAAATTCAACCTCCATTTCCAGAACGATTCAACCAGTGTCGAAGAGATAAAAAGGACAAGGAAATCCTcgaaacatttaggaatgtcGAGATCAACATTCCGCTGTTGGACGCCATCAAACAAATACCGCAGtatgctaaatttcttaaagagctTTGCACCAACAAGCGAAAATTAATAGGAAATGAAAGGGTGAATGTTGGTGAGAATGTATCTGCAGTGTTACAGCAGAAAATGTCGACAAAATGCAAGGATAGgggcatgtttgcaataccatgcaaaataggccATCTGGGAATTAAGAAGGCTATGTGTGATCTAGGggcttctataaatgtaatgccgtattctatttatgaatcacttaGCACGggttttttaacaaaaacaggTGTTATCATTCAATTGGTGAACAAGTCCATTATGCATCCAGAAGGAGTCCTCGAGGATGTTCTGGTAAAAGTTAACGAGCTTATTTTCCCTGTAGATTTTTATGTGATCAAAATGGAGGAGGATAACACTCCTGGATCTTCAAATCTCCTGCTGGGTCGACCATTCCTCAGTACAGCTAATACTAAAATTGTCGTTCGAAGTGGAACTCTCATGATGGAGTTTAATGGGgagattgtaaagtttaatgtcTACGACGCCATTAGCCATCCCAGCGAAATCTTGAGC GAACCAAAGTTAGAAAAAATTCGCAATGATGCCTACGAGAATGCTCGCATTTATAAAGATAAGACAAAGTTGTTTCACGATAAGAGAATAACTCAGAAGCATTTTTCG aTAAAACAGAGCGAAAATGCGAAGAAAACTGTTGAGCAACGCTTACAGCGTATTGAGGCCCGACTTGAAACCTTTGGCCAGCAACTGATCGAGCTCATTGCCATCATATGCGATCGACAGTAA